GATCGTCATCTCGAATAATTCTGGCTGCGGTGGCGCTGCCCTGAGTCGTCGACACTTTGGAGAAACTGTGGCCAGAATCAACACCGCATTTCCCCACTGGTTCTGTGAAAACTTCAAGAAATACAACGAGAACGAGGCGGCCCTCCCTGTCGATCAGCACGAGTTGATTGCTTTGATCGCTCCCCGCCCCGTTTATGTGGCGAGCGCTACCGAAGATCTGTGGGCCGATCCTCGCGGCGAGTTCCTGGCTGCAAAAGCTGCCGATCCCGTTTACCGGCTACTGGGGACAGAGGGACTCCCTGCCGATGAGATGCCGCCCCCCGATCACCCTGTCATGGGCCAGATTGGTTACCACATCCGCACGGGCAAGCACGACGTCACGCCCTACGACTGGGAACAGTACATCAAGTTTGCTGATAAACACTTCGGTCGTGCGACTCCCGGGAAGTAACCGGCCAAAGCCAATCAGCCCTGAATATAGTCCTTCATAAAACGATTCTCCATCGCAAGCTGCTCCAACTGGGCCTTAACAGCATCGCCGATGGAGATAATTCCGACCAATCGGCCATCCACCACCACCGGCAAATGACGAATGCGGTTGTTGGTCATAAGCTGCATGGCCTGCTCGACGGAGTAGTCCGGATGGGCTACGGTCAGGTTGCGGGACATCACCTCTTCCACCCGCACGGAGCGCAGCGGGTGATCCGAGAAAGCGCAGCGGCGAAGGATATCACGCTCGGTGATGATGCCCAGGATTTCCTCGCGGCCCTCGCCAGGATCACGCCGACAGACCACGAGGGCACCGATGTTATGCTGGACGAGTTCTTCCACCACGTCCTGAAGAGTGGCCTCGGGGTGAATGGTATAAACGTGGCTACCTTTGGCCGCAAGAATTTCCTTCAGTGTCATGGACATTCACTCCGCTCGCTGAGGCTTTTCGTTAACCGTTTCGCTATAGCAAGTGTGTCAGTGTCGCTACCATTCTAGCCCGAAAAAATTGTACGGAACAATAGATCGACGCGTCGAGAACAACTCCGGGCGAAAGGGCCGGGGGCCTCCGTGTTGACACGGAAACGGTTTGTTGTAAACTTGCCAAATGTTGCAAGTACTGGCTCGCTTACTAAGAAGGAGCAAAAAATGGCGTACACCCTAGGATTTGCTGGTGGTGGACGAATCGCGCGGATTATGCTTGGAGGCTGGGTCCGGAACGGGGCTGCGATCACCCGCGTTAAGTTTGCGGAACCGGACGACAGTGCCGCGGAGCTGCTTTTGTCCCGTGTGCCTGGCCCCCTTGAAAGGGTTTCTCGGGTATCAGAGCTCGTTGACTGCGAGTTTATCTTTCTGGCTGTCCATCCACCGGCGATTCCCACGGTTACCGCGGAGCTTTCCGGTAAACTGAAGCCAGAATCGGTCGTCGTTTCATTGGCTCCCAAAGTTACGATCAGTCAGCTTCAGCGCCAGCTGGGGGGATTTCCGAACGTTGCTCGGGTCATTCCAAACGCACCTTCTCTTGTGGGAATGGGCTACAACCCGGTCTGCCTCGCCAAGGGATTCCCGGATGCTCATATGGTCCGCCTGATGAGCCTCCTGCAAATCCTGGGGAAAGCGCCGTTCGTGTCAGAATCGCATCTGGAGTTGTATGCACTTCTCACCGGAATGGGCCCGACGTACTTCTGGCCCCAGTTCTATGAACTTCGATCCATTCTGACAAATCTCGGTTTGCCACCTCACTATTTCGAGACAGCCATGGATCAGATGCTGCTGGGAACTCTTGCTGTGATGGAACAATCGTCTCTGTCAGAATCGGATGTGCTGGACCTGATTCCTGTGAAACCGCTTGCTGAGATCGAAGGCACGCTTCGCCAGGCTTATCGAGACAAATTGCTGGCGATTTACGAAAAGATTCGACCGGTCGCCGAAAGTTAAAATCCATCATCCGCCGCAGCCACCTCCGGGGGCCTTGACCGCTTTCAGGAGGCGAATTTTGGGGGTGAATTGACGAAGAGTCACAGACTTTTGATCTGGCCGCGACACGTCAATGTCGGTCCCGGGGGTGCCGGGAATATTCAGGCCAACGGGCACGGCGCCGGTCGGACATTGCCGCAGTTTGATGAATGCCTCGGCGTAGCGAAAGTGCTCGTCTCCCTGCGACCCGAATTCCGGCCCCGGAACGTTGAGATTGCCGGCGAAGTACACATCGCACCAGCGGTTAACGCCTCCGGCCAGAATGTACGCGTTAATGTTGCGGGAAACGGCCAGGTGCTTCCAAGCCTCGATGGCATCCCGCTCGTCATTAGACATGACCACGACGACCTGTTCCGCTGTTAACCGGGGACGCCAGAACCGATCGATCTCCTCGATTGTCGCATGGATCGCGTCTTTCAAATGAAAAAGGTTGTAATCCGATTCGCTTCGAACGTCGAGCAGGATTCTGTCCACCTGGTTGTTGTACATGAGGTCCAAAAGTTCGGCCGGATCAATGAACACCCTGCGCGATTGAATGGCTGCGTCAAGTCGTGCCTTTTGCAGAGCGATTTTTCGCTCGGCGTCTGGCTGGCCAATGACCACCGCGACCAGTGCCAGGACGAGGCCCGCCGTAACAAACGCGCGTAATACGACCGGAGAATTAGCCACACCGGGCACGGGTGGTTTGGCCCACGGAAACCGCTTCTCCGCCCATTCCGCCCCGGCAAAAGCCCCCACGGCCATGAGGAAAACCGCGAGCACAATCGGCCCGGCATCAAGCCCGAGCCACTCAAAGATTGTCACCCGTCCCATCGCGCCGGTGACAGTCCAGAATTCTTTCACATAAGGAGACGTTAGTCCAAAAAGGAAGATGCCTGCCGCCACACCGGCGAGGAAGGCCAGGCCATCGAGCTTCAATGTCGCGGAAGAGACAAGCGATGTTCCAGGACAGTAGCCGCCAATAATAAATCCAATACCCAGTGCTAACCCTCCAGCAACTGATGCGGCCAAATATGTAGGGGGAACGAAGATCTGTTCGAAGTCGATCCAACCGATGGCAGACCCAGCAAACACCAGGAGCATCGCCGTCACAATAGCGGAGAACATCACCTTCAAAACACGCATGTCGGAAAGATAGAACTGCGCAGCGAGATTGCGGCAGTCGCCAAAACCGGCCTGTTCGAGAATGAACCCAAACCAGAACCCGATGACGATCGTGACCAACACGTCGGCAATGCCCGTCACATGCAAGGGGAACATTGTGCCGCCTCCAAAATGTTTGCCGCTCGCTGGATTTGTGGATCAAAGCCAGAATCGCCGAAAAGGATAGGCGAGTGCATATCCCGCAGCGAAAATCATCATCATGAACACCCAACTTCCCAGGGACAGCACGGCACCGCCCGATAACGCCTGTCCCGACGTGCAACCGCGTGCCATGGCGGCGCCCCATCCCATGAAGGCCCCTCCAATGAACGCCAGAACAAGTCGCTGGGCTGGCCTGACCCGTGGTCCGCGACAGATTTCCACACGGCTGCGACCGGAAATAACTCCCGAGACGAAACCGCCAAGCAGCACACCCGCCACCATCCACACGATATGGTTATTGAGCGGATTGGCAAATCCTCCTCCTATCGGTGCAAAATACGGGTTGCGATCAACCGTGCTGGGGGCCACCACCTTGACAACTTGGACGACCAATCGGGCAATTCCACCGGACGCTCCGAGGCCACTTCCAGTAAGCAAAAAGGCCAGAAACAGGACACCTCCGAGAGATACCCCGGCCACGTATGGGTTCCAGTAACGTTTAGTAACTTGATCCTTTGGAGTCGGTCGGTTGGCCATTTCACTATTCTCCTTCAAGACACATGGACCTTTTATCTGGGGTCTTTGTGCCACGGTGTTGCATCGTCCCTATGTAGTTTCATTTTGCTGAACCGGCAGGGGATCACTGCCAGAAGGTCCCTCGACAACTTCGTACCCAGTAATCATCGTCACAAAATGTGCCCAGGGGGTAGGACCCGTCGTTGCCAGGTAGATGTGTGCGAGGACGAATGCGGCAAAAAACCATGCGCCCAGCATGTGGACAGCCGCCAGGTTGCCGATCCCTCCCACGAGGTGTATCAGCTTTGGAGAATACTGCATGAACCAGAGAGCCACACCTGTAACGACCTGAACGGGCAATAGGATATTGAGAATTGCCAGATACGTAATCTGTTGTAACGGATTGAGTCTCCGCTGGCGTGATCGCTGAAGGGGGTGCGGTTCACCGTGGAACATCCCATAGAGATAGTAGCGCAACTGTCGCCAGGCCAAAATGTGCCACTCACGCGGCTCCGGTATGAGTTGCCGGAGCATGCCCGTCGTCAGGTAGTAGAAAAACCCCAGAAAAGCATTAATCACAAGCAGCCATCCCACGACGTTATGCAGGCGGACAGCCGTCGCAAACGGAATGACCCCAGCGCTTCCGGAATAATGCACGGAAAATCCAGTCAAAAGGAGGGTCAGTATCATGACGGCCTGAAACCAGTGCCAAAACCGTTCATACAGCGTATAAATGAGCTCTTTATGCATGATTACACCTCTTGCGCGTGAATAACCATGCCACGTTTGTCGCACCTTGCTATATCAATCCTGGCGACCAATACTTCTGACAGACGACAGGTATGGAACGATTCGAAATGATGTGTGCAACACAATTGCCAGCACGATCCCGACCAAAGCGAGGAATCCAAGCCAGTCCACCCAGTTATGCCGGCTTTTCCCCAGAATGTAAAAGCCTGCTTTTTCCGGGGTCGGAGTCAAAATCAACACGGGGTTTTGAGTTGACGAAGAGATTTGAAGACTGTAAGCCTGCGGAATTCCGCTGCTTGAAACTATGCGGGCCTCCCGCGATTTATCGTCATCTTGAACCTTGCCCAGTGAAAAGCTTTGACCAAGTAGCGAGGACGAACTGTGGCACGTCTCACACTGGCGGATCGCCAACCGTGCCGGCGCCACACCGTGGTGAATGCCGAACGGCCATATTTCGACCGTGTATTCCGGAGAGCTCACGCCGGCGTTTTTCAGTCTCCCGCCAATTTCTGTGGTGGAATAATGCGGCTGGAGGCTCCGGGTTTGCTGATTCGTCGAAAAAACGACAGAGCTCTCGCTGCGTCTGTGGCCGGTATTGTGAGAAACGCCGGAGAGAATGGCCTCCAGGTCCCGCAGTCTCACCGGTCGGGGGCTTGCGCCACCTTCAACCCAGTAACTGGCTCTCACGAGATTGTATGGTCCAAGTCTGAGTTCGCCGTCCACGGCCTTTCGCGGAAGAATCACAGGCCGAAAACCCGTGATCAGTGGGACGGTGGTCGACGTCGACGAGGTGACTCCTCGCCACTCCAAAAACGGTTGACCGTTGGCGGGGGCAGACCAATCGATCGCTTCCAGAGCAGGCGCATAAACCGCGGGAATGTGACATGTCTCGCATTCCAGTCGGGCGAGGTGCACTGCTCGGAAAGGCAACCACTCATGGGCCGCGGTGGCGTCGTGACAGTCCCGACACGTTCGCATTGTGCCGGTAAACTCGGGAGCAATCTTTCCCTGGGCAGTATCACCTTTGGCAAATTGATGACTGGGACGCTCCAGATACTCCGCGAATGACAAACGCCGAGGTTCGAATCGGAGGTGCTTTGGCCGACCCCGCGCGGGCGGCTCAAAGAGGGCCGGATTGTCGAGCGAAAAGTGACAGTGTCGGCAATCCAGAAGGGATGCCGCATGAATATCCCACGGACGAACCAGTGTCTCCTTCCCAGCGATGTTCAGTTCCGAGTCACTAATCCGCTGCGGCGAGAATATCTGGCCCTTTGTGAGTGTCGACCAATCAGACCAGCTTATTTCCAGGCACGAGAGTTGTTCGTGGGCGCTGACGACTTTTCCGTGACACTGGCCGCACTGCTCGGCGGTGGGGCGTTCGATTCGGAAAGCTTGAGCAACCACCGCACCGCGTTGATCGAACGCCTGCTTGTTGTATTCCCATTGGGTACCCTTGCGTACCACCGCACCGGTACTGGCGAGAGTGGCCGTCACAGCCCAGGCAAAACGCCCGGCTTTAATTTCTTCGATTCGGGAAGCACTATCTGGCGAGTGAAGATGGCACAAGAAGCAGTTCATC
This is a stretch of genomic DNA from Thermogutta terrifontis. It encodes these proteins:
- a CDS encoding CBS domain-containing protein, which translates into the protein MTLKEILAAKGSHVYTIHPEATLQDVVEELVQHNIGALVVCRRDPGEGREEILGIITERDILRRCAFSDHPLRSVRVEEVMSRNLTVAHPDYSVEQAMQLMTNNRIRHLPVVVDGRLVGIISIGDAVKAQLEQLAMENRFMKDYIQG
- a CDS encoding pyrroline-5-carboxylate reductase family protein; the protein is MAYTLGFAGGGRIARIMLGGWVRNGAAITRVKFAEPDDSAAELLLSRVPGPLERVSRVSELVDCEFIFLAVHPPAIPTVTAELSGKLKPESVVVSLAPKVTISQLQRQLGGFPNVARVIPNAPSLVGMGYNPVCLAKGFPDAHMVRLMSLLQILGKAPFVSESHLELYALLTGMGPTYFWPQFYELRSILTNLGLPPHYFETAMDQMLLGTLAVMEQSSLSESDVLDLIPVKPLAEIEGTLRQAYRDKLLAIYEKIRPVAES
- a CDS encoding YeeE/YedE thiosulfate transporter family protein — translated: MFPLHVTGIADVLVTIVIGFWFGFILEQAGFGDCRNLAAQFYLSDMRVLKVMFSAIVTAMLLVFAGSAIGWIDFEQIFVPPTYLAASVAGGLALGIGFIIGGYCPGTSLVSSATLKLDGLAFLAGVAAGIFLFGLTSPYVKEFWTVTGAMGRVTIFEWLGLDAGPIVLAVFLMAVGAFAGAEWAEKRFPWAKPPVPGVANSPVVLRAFVTAGLVLALVAVVIGQPDAERKIALQKARLDAAIQSRRVFIDPAELLDLMYNNQVDRILLDVRSESDYNLFHLKDAIHATIEEIDRFWRPRLTAEQVVVVMSNDERDAIEAWKHLAVSRNINAYILAGGVNRWCDVYFAGNLNVPGPEFGSQGDEHFRYAEAFIKLRQCPTGAVPVGLNIPGTPGTDIDVSRPDQKSVTLRQFTPKIRLLKAVKAPGGGCGG
- a CDS encoding YeeE/YedE thiosulfate transporter family protein, which codes for MANRPTPKDQVTKRYWNPYVAGVSLGGVLFLAFLLTGSGLGASGGIARLVVQVVKVVAPSTVDRNPYFAPIGGGFANPLNNHIVWMVAGVLLGGFVSGVISGRSRVEICRGPRVRPAQRLVLAFIGGAFMGWGAAMARGCTSGQALSGGAVLSLGSWVFMMMIFAAGYALAYPFRRFWL
- a CDS encoding cytochrome b/b6 domain-containing protein — protein: MHKELIYTLYERFWHWFQAVMILTLLLTGFSVHYSGSAGVIPFATAVRLHNVVGWLLVINAFLGFFYYLTTGMLRQLIPEPREWHILAWRQLRYYLYGMFHGEPHPLQRSRQRRLNPLQQITYLAILNILLPVQVVTGVALWFMQYSPKLIHLVGGIGNLAAVHMLGAWFFAAFVLAHIYLATTGPTPWAHFVTMITGYEVVEGPSGSDPLPVQQNETT